One genomic segment of Borrelia coriaceae includes these proteins:
- the rnmV gene encoding ribonuclease M5, which yields MEQIKEIIVVEGKDDAKRIKELFKCTIVETGGLYLKYETINVLKKAIETNGIIIFTDSDKAGNIIRKQILQRVGNLNQNKIKHAHLKNKNQEVEIASKLEIKTILKKIGTFYKEKQKQSLNLNDLLELGITGAQSKKKREQIQKHFNLGNGNNKKLLERLNYFKIARKDIEAILLIKEEKLPQKESNLRPSG from the coding sequence CTGGAACAAATAAAAGAAATAATTGTAGTTGAGGGCAAAGACGATGCTAAGAGAATAAAAGAACTATTTAAATGTACTATAGTTGAGACTGGTGGGCTATACCTTAAGTACGAAACCATTAATGTTTTAAAAAAAGCAATAGAAACAAATGGCATCATTATTTTTACTGATAGCGACAAAGCAGGAAATATTATTAGGAAACAAATACTTCAAAGAGTAGGCAACTTAAACCAAAATAAAATTAAGCATGCCCACCTTAAAAATAAGAATCAAGAAGTAGAAATAGCTTCTAAACTTGAAATAAAAACAATTTTAAAAAAAATAGGTACTTTTTATAAAGAAAAACAAAAACAGAGTTTAAATTTAAATGACTTATTAGAGCTTGGTATCACAGGAGCCCAATCTAAGAAGAAAAGAGAACAAATACAAAAACACTTCAATCTAGGCAATGGAAATAACAAAAAACTACTTGAAAGACTCAATTACTTTAAAATAGCACGAAAAGACATAGAAGCAATACTTTTAATAAAAGAAGAAAAGCTCCCCCAGAAGGAATCGAACCTCCGACCAAGTGGTTAA
- a CDS encoding M18 family aminopeptidase — protein sequence MYDRTFDISHFQNLLDKSLTPYHLVNYIEQKLVYYLNAKELKLDDKWLLETGYYYVKKEGTSLIAFNINTNKTHEPFLIAAAHSDSPGLKLKIESIKHKGNVFSNHIEVYGSPIISTWTDRDLSLAGIVYFNKDGIIKSELITIENIGIIPNVAIHLNHKVNEGFTYDTHENIVIITSLTKSIKEKILAEMQISEKDFLSCDLIFTASEPSKIVGSEGEFLTSKNLDNKSGCHAIMNAFVHTNNNNNKVAVFFDNEEIGSSTSRGADSTLLTEILERIDLVLNLKKEEHLIKLNKSFNISMDGAHGTHPGYIYKHDPNYQISLGKGVTIKSNANFKYATTANGCAKIKALAMKNNIKIQEILMKANTRSGSTIGPISNCQTGIETIDIGVPMWGMHSLRETIAISDHIESIKLLRTFFENWN from the coding sequence ATGTATGACCGAACATTCGATATATCACATTTTCAAAACCTATTAGACAAAAGTTTAACACCATACCATTTAGTAAACTACATTGAACAAAAACTAGTATATTATCTTAATGCAAAAGAATTAAAACTTGATGATAAATGGTTATTAGAAACAGGATATTATTACGTAAAAAAAGAAGGGACAAGTCTTATTGCATTCAACATTAACACCAACAAAACACATGAACCATTCCTAATAGCAGCAGCACACTCTGATAGTCCTGGCTTAAAGCTCAAAATAGAATCTATAAAACACAAAGGCAATGTATTTTCTAATCACATTGAGGTTTACGGTAGTCCAATAATCTCAACTTGGACTGACAGAGATTTAAGCTTGGCAGGAATTGTATACTTCAATAAAGATGGAATAATTAAATCAGAATTAATAACAATTGAAAATATCGGCATCATACCAAATGTTGCCATTCACTTAAACCACAAGGTAAATGAAGGATTTACATATGACACCCATGAAAATATTGTAATTATCACAAGTCTTACAAAAAGCATTAAAGAAAAAATTCTAGCAGAAATGCAAATATCCGAAAAAGATTTTTTATCATGCGATTTAATATTTACAGCATCTGAACCTTCCAAAATTGTAGGTAGCGAAGGTGAATTTTTAACATCCAAGAACCTAGATAACAAATCGGGATGTCATGCCATAATGAATGCATTTGTTCATACAAATAATAATAACAATAAAGTAGCTGTATTTTTTGACAATGAAGAAATTGGATCTTCAACTTCAAGAGGGGCTGACTCAACACTATTAACAGAAATCTTAGAAAGAATAGATCTTGTTTTAAACCTAAAGAAAGAAGAACACCTAATCAAACTAAACAAATCATTTAACATCTCAATGGATGGCGCACATGGAACTCATCCAGGCTACATATACAAACATGACCCAAACTATCAAATAAGTTTAGGAAAAGGAGTAACTATTAAAAGCAATGCCAATTTTAAATATGCAACAACAGCAAATGGATGCGCAAAAATTAAAGCTTTGGCTATGAAAAATAATATTAAAATTCAAGAAATACTAATGAAAGCAAATACCCGCTCTGGCTCTACAATTGGCCCAATCTCAAATTGCCAAACAGGAATTGAAACTATAGACATTGGGGTCCCAATGTGGGGAATGCACTCTTTAAGAGAAACTATTGCAATATCAGATCATATAGAATCAATAAAGCTGCTTAGAACATTTTTTGAAAATTGGAATTAA
- a CDS encoding fructose-specific PTS transporter subunit EIIC produces MQDLFSKKLILLNYEAKSKDDVIEKMADMLNENGYLNNKEDFIKEIKTREEINGTGLEEYIAMPHAKGNFVEKHGIAILRVKGEGFNFDASDSKPSKLFFMIAVPEKTTGNTHIKTISYLNNIFNNEIIRQEIMSTNDTNRFLEILLNSNTDSVINKSSSKDFILAVTACPTGIAHTYMAADSLKRAAAELNIEIKVETNGSSGVDNLIEEEEIKRAKGIIIAAGRNVDKARFNGKPLIETGVKEGIYKAKELIQNILDNKAKIYTSNTVQGESKTTRKTSGAYKHLMNGVSFMLPFVVSGGIIIAISFMFGIKAFDPNDPSYNQIADILMQIGGGNAFFLMLPILAGYISFSIAERPGLAPGMITGLMMSKGNAGFLGGILAGFIAGHVTLAIKSISKKIIPPKISGINPVLTYPLFSVLISGFLTYLSLTPIAHINTSITNMLNSLSGTNMALLGALLGGMMSIDMGGPVNKAAYAFGIAMITAGNYIPHASVMAGGMIPPLGVALATSIFNKKFSQEEHEAGKVCYFLGACFITEGVIPLVAADPLKIIPACIIGSSIGGFLSAFFQVKLMAPHGGIFILPIVTNPLMWILSILIGTLITGLLIGLMKRDRK; encoded by the coding sequence ATGCAAGATTTATTTTCTAAAAAATTAATATTATTGAATTATGAGGCCAAAAGTAAAGACGATGTAATCGAAAAGATGGCTGACATGCTCAATGAAAATGGATATCTAAACAACAAAGAAGATTTCATAAAAGAAATTAAAACCCGAGAAGAAATAAACGGCACTGGTCTTGAAGAATACATTGCAATGCCACATGCAAAAGGCAATTTTGTTGAAAAACACGGTATAGCTATATTGCGAGTTAAAGGGGAAGGTTTCAATTTTGATGCTTCCGACTCTAAACCCTCAAAATTATTTTTCATGATAGCTGTTCCTGAAAAAACCACAGGCAATACTCATATTAAAACAATATCTTATCTTAATAATATATTTAATAATGAAATTATAAGACAAGAAATTATGAGTACAAATGATACAAACAGATTTTTAGAAATTCTTTTAAATAGCAACACAGACTCAGTAATTAATAAAAGTAGCTCTAAGGATTTCATTCTCGCAGTAACTGCCTGCCCTACAGGAATTGCCCACACATATATGGCAGCTGACAGTCTAAAACGAGCAGCAGCTGAACTAAACATAGAGATCAAAGTAGAAACTAATGGCTCTAGTGGCGTTGATAATCTAATAGAAGAAGAAGAAATAAAAAGGGCAAAAGGAATAATTATTGCAGCCGGCAGAAACGTTGATAAAGCAAGGTTTAATGGTAAACCACTAATCGAAACTGGCGTAAAAGAAGGCATATACAAAGCAAAAGAACTCATTCAAAATATTCTTGATAACAAGGCAAAAATTTATACAAGCAACACAGTACAAGGTGAAAGTAAAACAACCCGTAAAACAAGTGGTGCATATAAGCACTTAATGAACGGTGTATCCTTTATGCTTCCGTTCGTAGTATCTGGGGGAATAATCATTGCAATATCATTCATGTTTGGCATTAAAGCTTTTGATCCAAACGATCCAAGCTATAATCAAATAGCAGATATTTTAATGCAAATCGGAGGTGGTAATGCTTTTTTCCTAATGCTCCCAATACTTGCTGGGTACATTTCATTCAGCATAGCAGAACGTCCCGGACTTGCACCTGGAATGATTACAGGATTAATGATGAGTAAGGGTAATGCAGGATTTTTAGGGGGAATCTTAGCAGGATTTATTGCAGGACATGTAACCTTAGCAATAAAATCAATAAGTAAAAAAATAATACCACCCAAGATAAGTGGTATTAATCCTGTCCTAACCTATCCACTCTTCTCAGTTTTAATATCAGGATTCTTAACATACTTATCACTAACACCAATTGCACATATTAATACGTCCATAACAAATATGTTAAACTCACTAAGCGGAACAAATATGGCACTACTGGGTGCACTGCTTGGTGGAATGATGTCAATAGACATGGGTGGTCCCGTAAACAAAGCGGCTTATGCATTTGGAATTGCAATGATAACTGCTGGAAATTATATTCCTCATGCAAGCGTAATGGCAGGAGGAATGATTCCTCCACTCGGAGTTGCACTTGCAACGAGCATCTTCAATAAGAAGTTCTCACAAGAAGAACACGAAGCTGGTAAAGTTTGTTACTTTTTAGGTGCATGTTTCATAACAGAAGGAGTGATTCCTTTAGTAGCTGCCGACCCTCTAAAAATAATACCTGCTTGCATAATAGGATCATCCATTGGAGGCTTTCTGTCTGCATTCTTCCAAGTAAAACTTATGGCTCCACACGGCGGGATCTTCATTCTTCCAATAGTAACTAATCCATTAATGTGGATACTGTCTATTTTAATAGGAACTTTGATAACAGGCCTATTAATAGGACTTATGAAAAGAGATAGGAAGTAA
- the pfkB gene encoding 1-phosphofructokinase translates to MIYTLTLNPAIDYKIVVDDFQTGCLNHVIKNGFFVGGKGVNVSNVLKNFGMESVVLGFLGGFTGDYIKTHLDLIGIKHNFISINDNTRINIKMMSDGKETEINGHAPVILEGDFQSLILKLKKLDNDILIMSGSIPSSLGCRAYNEIAKNLSSNVKFIIDTSGPALQEIIGLRPFLIKPNINELKELLGIELNSNKDLVSAGCEIIGRGVQNIIISMGRSGAVFINSKDVFLASVPQIDSLSTIGAGDSVVAGFVYAYQIGNSLLDAFKFGVASGTATALRGQLCSLDDVKYILDKIELEQLYLG, encoded by the coding sequence TTGATATACACTCTTACTCTTAATCCTGCTATTGATTATAAGATAGTTGTAGATGATTTTCAGACAGGATGTCTTAATCATGTTATTAAGAATGGTTTTTTTGTTGGAGGGAAGGGAGTAAATGTGAGTAATGTACTTAAAAATTTTGGAATGGAAAGTGTTGTTCTTGGATTTTTGGGTGGATTTACAGGTGATTATATAAAGACACATCTTGATTTAATTGGAATAAAGCATAATTTTATAAGTATCAATGACAATACTAGAATTAATATTAAAATGATGTCAGATGGAAAAGAAACAGAAATTAATGGGCATGCACCAGTAATTCTTGAGGGTGATTTTCAGTCTTTGATTTTAAAATTAAAAAAATTAGATAATGATATATTAATCATGTCTGGAAGCATTCCAAGCTCGCTTGGGTGTCGGGCTTATAATGAAATAGCTAAAAATCTTTCTAGCAATGTTAAGTTCATTATTGATACTAGTGGTCCTGCTTTGCAAGAGATTATAGGACTTAGACCTTTTTTAATAAAGCCAAATATTAATGAACTTAAGGAGCTTTTGGGTATAGAGTTAAATTCTAATAAGGATTTAGTGAGTGCTGGATGTGAGATTATAGGAAGGGGAGTGCAAAATATTATAATTTCAATGGGAAGGAGTGGGGCTGTGTTTATAAATAGTAAAGATGTTTTTTTAGCTAGCGTTCCTCAAATTGATTCTTTAAGTACTATTGGTGCAGGAGATTCTGTTGTTGCTGGATTTGTGTATGCATATCAAATTGGGAATTCTTTGCTTGATGCTTTTAAGTTTGGAGTTGCATCAGGTACTGCAACAGCCCTTAGGGGACAGCTTTGTAGTCTTGATGATGTTAAATATATTCTTGATAAAATAGAACTTGAGCAACTTTATTTAGGGTAA
- the recD gene encoding exodeoxyribonuclease V subunit alpha, with protein sequence MRNYLVLREFLKDHERNYLNPELKIYEIIEILDINIENYYKSHLLTKNIKNENNKELTIFLIFLFNYLSKGHLRANINLLIKDIQNTIACSILELEEENQFYQKSRNILEELTKLTKVTKIQEIIFHLKANNIIKNYNQNEKITTPLILENNIHIYTQKNFREEEELIKKINQRLKDHKNEISYQKIQNIMTNLNTKDLSKEQINSIKKSLQSNFFILSGGPGTGKTTTINYILKAIDLNLKIKQKVALIAPTGKASQKLKSSLKESFNNLEIEYSTIQKLLKISFINKNNKYNETNPLEFEIIIIDEASMIDASTFLKLLKAIKTSTKLIITGDKNQLPSIDGGNVYSSLMKIKETNNENVEILKKNFRSNNEINLLAEAIYKEEINLIDTQLNANKNIILKDINKINIENELLNHTKNLYNKISNFNLNSLNDEEIESIINTLLNNVILCSRNLGKFGTKKINEIIKLYLNKIYGNLIGQIILITQNDYKNDLFNGERGILFRENSKIYALFKREDKKYKRINFNLINKYELSFATTIHKSQGSEYQHVQIIIEDHPFLTKELLYTAITRAKESIKIISNKNIIKNVSLKTIKRDSKILEHIDTLK encoded by the coding sequence ATGAGAAATTATCTAGTATTAAGAGAATTTTTAAAAGATCATGAAAGAAACTACTTAAACCCAGAACTCAAAATTTATGAAATAATTGAAATTTTGGACATAAACATAGAAAATTACTACAAATCACACCTACTCACAAAAAATATCAAAAATGAAAATAATAAAGAACTTACTATTTTTTTAATATTTTTATTTAATTATCTCTCCAAAGGACATTTAAGAGCTAATATTAATTTGTTAATAAAAGATATTCAAAACACAATTGCCTGTTCTATCCTAGAACTAGAAGAAGAAAATCAATTCTATCAAAAATCAAGAAACATATTAGAAGAACTTACAAAACTCACAAAAGTAACAAAAATACAAGAAATTATCTTTCACTTAAAAGCAAATAATATAATAAAGAATTATAATCAAAATGAAAAAATTACAACACCTTTAATATTAGAAAATAATATTCACATATACACTCAAAAAAACTTCAGAGAAGAAGAAGAACTCATAAAAAAAATAAATCAAAGACTTAAAGATCACAAAAATGAAATAAGCTATCAAAAAATACAAAATATTATGACAAACCTAAACACCAAGGATCTAAGTAAAGAACAAATCAATTCAATCAAAAAATCGCTTCAAAGTAACTTCTTTATACTAAGCGGTGGTCCAGGCACAGGCAAAACAACAACTATCAATTATATTTTAAAGGCAATTGACCTTAACTTAAAAATCAAGCAAAAGGTAGCTCTTATAGCACCAACTGGAAAAGCAAGTCAAAAACTAAAATCAAGTCTAAAAGAATCATTTAACAATCTTGAAATAGAATATAGCACAATACAAAAACTATTAAAAATATCATTCATCAATAAAAACAACAAATATAATGAAACTAATCCTCTAGAATTTGAAATAATAATAATTGATGAAGCATCTATGATAGATGCAAGTACTTTTTTAAAATTGTTAAAGGCAATCAAAACAAGCACAAAACTCATAATAACAGGAGACAAAAACCAACTCCCATCAATAGATGGAGGCAACGTATATTCAAGTCTTATGAAAATCAAAGAAACAAACAATGAAAATGTAGAAATACTTAAAAAAAATTTCAGAAGCAATAATGAGATCAATTTATTAGCCGAAGCAATATATAAAGAAGAGATAAATCTAATCGATACTCAACTTAATGCCAACAAAAATATAATTTTAAAGGACATAAATAAAATCAATATTGAAAATGAATTATTAAATCACACAAAAAATTTATACAATAAAATCTCTAACTTCAATCTCAATTCACTAAATGACGAAGAAATTGAATCAATAATTAACACTCTGCTTAACAACGTCATTTTATGTTCAAGAAATCTTGGAAAATTCGGAACAAAAAAAATAAATGAAATAATAAAATTGTATTTGAACAAAATATATGGCAATTTAATTGGACAAATAATCCTAATCACTCAAAACGATTATAAAAATGATCTATTTAACGGAGAAAGAGGAATTCTCTTTAGAGAAAATTCTAAAATTTACGCTCTATTTAAAAGGGAAGATAAGAAATACAAAAGAATAAATTTTAATTTAATCAACAAATATGAACTCAGTTTCGCAACAACAATACATAAAAGCCAAGGCTCTGAATATCAACATGTACAAATAATTATAGAGGATCACCCATTTTTAACCAAAGAACTACTCTACACTGCAATAACAAGAGCCAAAGAAAGCATAAAAATAATATCAAATAAAAATATTATTAAAAATGTTAGTCTAAAAACAATAAAAAGAGATTCAAAAATCTTAGAGCATATAGATACATTAAAATAA
- the recB gene encoding exodeoxyribonuclease V subunit beta has translation MRKIINKIKYNEKILIEASAGTGKTHTLKHIIINLLISNIYSPSEILVLTFTKKATEEMHIRILKAIENAYQNSKTDKSLKAIYEQSNKIFISTINKFALHSLNNFQIETENFARYSVKENLTSEINEIVYEFLRKSELLKKEFAIKDDEFEIFKSKFKNTKDMVQHIIQGYKRDKTQELENWIEKQTTFKKILTNQDRLIHEYNSIVDLLNEMTIEEKRNFLNKHNQGTKISEIKYSHEDDIVKITDTLTNNKFFYKIIESNLKKNTTLLPKEIKIQNALKKLSHETNTDKEDKNTLRRFIQLKVEYKILKYIERELTNTINTTNKIDQKHIILNFKRHLKSHDNKLLNSIKNRYKIILIDEAQDLDLTQIEIFALLNSCGIKLVFIADPKQIIYTFRNADISFYNQGIKDKIKDEAKITLTTNYRSNKKLIEPLNTMFDNIYNKTLTSEIEHIEFTKAKTDPKNDENKIFINDQEIEVINIIETEGDSNIFQKTALTIKYLLTNGKIYDHNTLRQIKESDIKVLCRTSKEINLIDKELKNHNIKTNKIEESFFKTKEFSEIFYLIKCLDRKQNFQTLNYILTSKIINLPWTLHLSLIEQNEIKHIEEAISNIIYLLENQEITLIKAIDEIISNKNLWLKLAKDLQNTTFTEFAQSKKSYKETLINEKKFEELKNHETSLDFISKIYYEEKNIESLIGTLEDLILNQDIEQYEGKTTTQDCQSIEILTIHKSKGLSFNIVFLISDAQQNDSLVKKSDTFYKFYLNNKIEYDFLKLKENQQFAKNKIFNEEKNIFYVGTTRSRFALFIINKGIIINKMLELAKIKTIDKINLNFNVYNLIKANPFNKLYINDNKKIKLISPPPINKHLFRKEYTHSYTSLASSYNPNYHTNQETRDDEIYDNNAICTEGVLPRGKDIGNILHDIMKDINFSDAKNNFNNFQKINITLIQQKIEHFNSKLNTTKIQEMLTTMIYNILNTKIKFIDARLCDIQKLQKEMEFLIKINTKTYERKSLFKVHNKLDLTLHGGYIKGIIDLIFKINHKVYILDYKTNYLGENLEDYNLTNLTNKMQQEKYDLQYKIYTLGIKEILFKNEEEYKKHFGGVIYLFTRAFQKNIKEQSKTQNGIYSTIPNFKELDLEQIYLQSKY, from the coding sequence GTGAGAAAAATAATAAATAAAATCAAATACAACGAAAAAATACTAATTGAAGCTTCAGCAGGCACTGGAAAGACTCATACACTTAAACATATCATTATAAACTTACTCATAAGTAACATATATTCTCCAAGTGAGATCTTAGTACTAACATTCACAAAAAAAGCAACAGAAGAGATGCATATTAGAATATTGAAAGCAATTGAAAATGCATATCAAAATTCAAAAACAGATAAATCCTTAAAAGCTATTTATGAACAATCAAATAAAATTTTTATCTCAACTATAAATAAATTTGCACTACATTCTCTTAACAATTTTCAAATAGAAACAGAAAATTTCGCCAGATACAGTGTAAAAGAAAATTTAACATCAGAAATAAACGAAATAGTTTATGAATTTTTGAGAAAATCAGAATTATTAAAAAAAGAATTTGCAATCAAAGACGATGAATTTGAAATCTTTAAGTCTAAATTTAAAAATACAAAAGATATGGTCCAACATATAATACAAGGCTATAAAAGAGACAAGACACAAGAACTTGAAAATTGGATAGAAAAGCAAACGACTTTTAAAAAAATACTTACAAATCAAGATAGATTAATTCATGAATACAACTCAATAGTCGACTTATTAAATGAAATGACTATTGAGGAAAAACGAAATTTTCTCAATAAACATAACCAAGGCACTAAAATATCAGAAATAAAATATAGTCATGAAGATGACATAGTCAAAATAACAGACACACTTACAAACAACAAATTTTTTTATAAAATAATAGAATCTAACCTTAAAAAAAATACCACCCTATTACCTAAAGAGATAAAAATACAAAACGCTTTAAAAAAACTTAGCCATGAAACAAATACAGACAAAGAAGATAAAAACACACTTAGAAGATTTATTCAACTAAAAGTCGAATACAAAATACTTAAATATATAGAAAGAGAACTTACCAATACCATTAACACAACAAACAAAATAGACCAAAAACATATAATATTAAACTTTAAAAGACATCTAAAATCCCATGATAACAAACTATTAAATTCAATAAAAAATAGATATAAAATAATATTAATAGACGAAGCACAAGATTTAGATCTAACACAAATAGAAATATTTGCACTGCTCAATTCCTGTGGCATAAAGCTAGTATTTATAGCCGATCCTAAGCAAATAATCTATACATTTAGAAATGCTGACATATCATTTTACAACCAAGGGATAAAAGACAAAATCAAGGACGAGGCAAAAATAACATTAACAACAAATTACAGATCAAATAAAAAATTAATTGAACCTTTAAATACTATGTTTGATAATATCTATAATAAAACATTAACGTCTGAAATTGAACACATAGAATTTACGAAAGCAAAAACGGACCCTAAAAATGATGAAAATAAAATTTTTATAAATGATCAAGAGATAGAAGTAATCAATATAATAGAAACTGAGGGGGATTCAAATATCTTCCAAAAGACAGCACTAACAATAAAATATCTGCTAACAAACGGCAAAATTTATGATCATAATACACTTAGACAAATTAAAGAATCAGATATAAAAGTGCTCTGCAGAACAAGCAAAGAAATAAATTTAATAGATAAGGAACTTAAAAATCACAACATAAAAACGAATAAGATCGAAGAATCATTCTTTAAGACTAAAGAATTTAGCGAAATATTTTACCTCATAAAATGTCTAGACAGAAAACAAAACTTTCAAACTCTAAACTATATCTTAACCAGCAAAATAATAAACCTTCCATGGACGTTACATCTAAGTTTGATTGAACAAAATGAAATAAAACACATAGAAGAAGCTATCAGTAATATAATATATTTACTTGAAAATCAAGAAATAACATTAATAAAGGCAATAGATGAAATCATATCAAATAAAAATTTATGGCTCAAGCTAGCAAAAGATTTGCAAAATACTACCTTTACTGAATTTGCACAATCAAAAAAAAGCTACAAGGAAACCCTAATCAATGAGAAAAAATTTGAAGAACTTAAAAACCACGAAACAAGCCTGGATTTCATTTCTAAAATTTACTATGAAGAGAAAAACATAGAATCATTAATAGGCACTCTAGAAGATCTAATACTAAATCAGGATATTGAACAATATGAAGGTAAAACCACTACTCAAGATTGTCAATCAATAGAAATACTGACAATTCACAAATCAAAAGGACTCAGTTTTAATATAGTATTCCTAATAAGTGATGCTCAACAAAATGATAGCCTAGTTAAAAAATCAGACACATTTTATAAATTTTACCTAAACAATAAGATAGAATATGATTTTTTAAAATTAAAAGAAAATCAACAATTTGCTAAAAATAAAATTTTCAATGAAGAAAAAAACATTTTTTACGTAGGAACAACACGATCTAGGTTTGCACTATTTATTATCAATAAAGGCATAATAATAAATAAAATGTTAGAATTAGCAAAAATAAAAACAATTGACAAAATAAATTTAAACTTTAATGTGTACAATTTGATTAAAGCTAACCCATTCAATAAACTCTACATCAATGATAACAAAAAAATAAAATTAATATCTCCACCACCAATTAATAAACATTTATTTAGAAAAGAATACACCCATAGCTATACAAGTCTTGCATCAAGCTATAACCCCAATTACCATACAAATCAAGAAACAAGAGATGATGAGATTTATGATAATAACGCTATTTGCACTGAAGGAGTACTACCAAGAGGCAAAGATATTGGTAATATTTTACATGACATAATGAAAGACATTAATTTTAGTGATGCAAAAAATAATTTTAACAATTTCCAAAAAATTAATATTACTCTCATACAGCAAAAAATCGAACATTTTAATTCAAAACTAAATACAACCAAAATACAAGAAATGCTAACAACAATGATTTACAACATATTAAATACAAAAATTAAATTCATTGACGCAAGATTATGTGATATTCAAAAATTACAAAAAGAAATGGAATTCTTAATTAAAATAAATACAAAAACTTATGAACGAAAATCTCTTTTTAAAGTTCATAATAAACTGGATTTAACATTACACGGTGGATACATAAAGGGAATTATTGATCTTATTTTTAAGATAAATCATAAAGTATACATTTTAGACTATAAAACAAATTATCTTGGAGAAAATTTAGAAGATTATAATTTAACAAATTTAACAAATAAGATGCAACAAGAAAAATATGATTTACAATACAAAATCTACACGCTAGGAATAAAAGAAATACTCTTTAAAAATGAAGAAGAATATAAAAAACACTTTGGAGGCGTAATATACCTCTTTACAAGAGCATTTCAAAAAAATATCAAAGAACAATCTAAAACACAAAATGGAATCTACTCAACTATACCAAACTTTAAAGAATTAGATTTAGAACAAATATATTTGCAATCAAAATATTAA